The proteins below come from a single Burkholderia humptydooensis genomic window:
- the rimO gene encoding 30S ribosomal protein S12 methylthiotransferase RimO, with product MENSLKSRGKPLAAPKVGMVSLGCPKALVDSEQIITQLRAEGYEISGTYDGADLVVVNTCGFIDEAVQESLDAIGEALAENGKVIVTGCLGAKKSASGSGLIEEVHPKVLAVTGPHAVGEVMQVVHSHLPKPHDPFVDLVPAAGIKLTPRHYAYLKISEGCNHRCSFCIIPSMRGDLVSRPVAEVMLEAENLFKSGVKELLVISQDTSAYGVDVKYRTGFWNGRPLRTRMTELVGALGELAAQYGAWVRLHYVYPYPHVDEIIPMMAQGPLKDHVLPYLDVPFQHAHPDVLKRMKRPANAERVLERVQKWREICPDLTIRSTFIAGFPGETEAQFETLLDFIREAELDRVGCFAYSPVEGASANELDGALPDDMREARRARFMEVAEEVSAARIERKVGKTLKVLIDEVNEEGGVGRTAADAPEIDGVVYVEPATKASKRYKVGDFVSVKITGADGHDLWGEV from the coding sequence TTGGAAAATTCATTGAAATCACGCGGTAAGCCGCTTGCCGCGCCCAAGGTGGGCATGGTTTCGCTCGGGTGCCCAAAGGCGCTCGTCGACTCCGAGCAGATCATCACGCAACTGCGCGCCGAAGGCTACGAAATCTCCGGCACCTATGACGGCGCGGATCTCGTCGTCGTCAACACCTGCGGCTTCATCGACGAAGCGGTCCAGGAAAGCCTCGACGCGATTGGCGAAGCGCTCGCGGAAAACGGCAAGGTGATCGTCACCGGCTGCCTCGGCGCGAAGAAGAGCGCGAGCGGCTCCGGCCTCATCGAGGAAGTGCACCCGAAGGTGCTCGCCGTCACCGGCCCGCATGCGGTCGGCGAAGTGATGCAGGTCGTGCACAGCCATCTGCCGAAGCCGCACGATCCGTTCGTCGATCTCGTGCCGGCCGCGGGCATCAAGCTCACGCCGCGCCACTACGCGTATCTGAAGATCTCCGAAGGCTGCAATCACCGCTGCTCGTTCTGCATCATTCCGTCGATGCGCGGCGATCTCGTGTCGCGGCCCGTCGCCGAGGTGATGCTCGAAGCCGAGAACCTGTTCAAGTCCGGCGTGAAGGAACTGCTCGTGATCTCGCAGGACACGAGCGCGTACGGCGTCGACGTCAAGTACCGCACGGGCTTCTGGAACGGACGGCCGCTCAGGACGCGGATGACCGAGCTCGTCGGCGCGCTCGGCGAGCTCGCCGCGCAGTACGGCGCGTGGGTGCGTCTGCATTACGTGTATCCGTATCCGCACGTCGACGAAATCATCCCGATGATGGCGCAAGGCCCGCTCAAGGACCACGTGCTGCCGTATCTCGACGTGCCGTTCCAGCACGCGCACCCGGACGTGCTCAAGCGCATGAAGCGCCCGGCGAACGCGGAGCGGGTGCTCGAGCGCGTGCAGAAGTGGCGCGAGATCTGTCCGGATCTGACGATTCGCAGCACGTTCATCGCGGGCTTTCCGGGCGAGACCGAAGCGCAATTCGAGACACTCCTCGACTTCATTCGCGAGGCGGAGCTCGATCGCGTCGGCTGCTTCGCGTATTCTCCGGTCGAGGGTGCGAGCGCGAACGAGCTCGACGGCGCGCTGCCCGACGACATGCGCGAGGCGCGCCGCGCGCGCTTCATGGAAGTCGCCGAGGAGGTGTCGGCCGCGCGCATCGAACGCAAGGTCGGCAAGACGCTCAAGGTGCTGATCGACGAGGTCAACGAAGAGGGCGGCGTCGGCCGCACCGCGGCCGACGCGCCCGAGATCGACGGCGTCGTCTACGTCGAGCCGGCAACGAAGGCGTCGAAGCGGTACAAGGTCGGCGATTTCGTGTCCGTGAAGATCACGGGCGCCGACGGCCACGATCTTTGGGGCGAGGTCTGA
- a CDS encoding sugar kinase → MPATSLDVLALGEAMVEFNQARPGEPNYLQGFGGDTSNFCIAAARQGARAGFVSAVGDDHFGRLLLDLWRRERVDTSCVRIDGSAPTGVYFVSHGEHGHAFDYLRAGSAASRYAIRDLPLDALAAARFVHLSGVSLAISTSACDAAFAAIGHARANGARVSFDTNLRLKLWPLPRARAVMTEALRHTDVCLPSWDDVTALTGLVERDAIVDAMLGLGPSIVALKLGREGAYVATPDERRAVPGFAVDALDATGAGDCFGGAFVARLAAGDDPFSAARYANAAAALSTQGFGAVAPIPSRDAVERLLDA, encoded by the coding sequence ATGCCGGCGACGTCTCTGGACGTGCTCGCGCTCGGCGAGGCGATGGTCGAATTCAATCAGGCACGGCCGGGCGAGCCGAACTATCTGCAGGGCTTCGGCGGCGATACGTCGAACTTCTGCATCGCCGCCGCGCGGCAGGGTGCGCGCGCGGGTTTCGTGTCCGCGGTCGGCGACGATCATTTCGGCCGGTTGCTGCTCGATCTGTGGCGTCGCGAGCGCGTTGACACGTCGTGCGTGCGGATCGACGGCAGCGCGCCGACGGGCGTCTATTTCGTGTCGCACGGCGAGCACGGCCACGCGTTCGATTATCTCCGCGCGGGCTCGGCCGCGAGCCGCTACGCGATCCGCGATCTGCCGCTCGACGCGCTCGCGGCCGCGCGCTTCGTGCATCTGTCGGGCGTGAGCCTCGCGATCAGCACGAGCGCGTGCGATGCGGCGTTCGCCGCGATCGGGCACGCACGTGCGAACGGCGCGCGCGTGAGCTTCGACACGAACCTGCGGCTCAAGCTTTGGCCGCTGCCGCGCGCGCGGGCGGTGATGACGGAGGCGCTGCGCCATACGGACGTCTGCCTGCCGAGCTGGGATGACGTGACGGCGCTCACCGGGCTCGTCGAGCGCGACGCGATCGTCGATGCGATGCTCGGCCTGGGGCCGAGCATCGTCGCGCTGAAACTCGGCCGCGAAGGCGCGTATGTCGCGACGCCCGACGAGCGGCGCGCCGTGCCCGGCTTCGCCGTCGACGCGCTCGACGCGACAGGCGCGGGCGACTGCTTCGGCGGCGCGTTCGTCGCGCGGCTCGCCGCAGGCGACGATCCGTTCTCGGCCGCGCGCTACGCGAACGCGGCGGCCGCGCTGTCGACGCAAGGCTTCGGCGCGGTCGCGCCGATTCCGTCGCGTGACGCGGTCGAGCGGCTATTGGATGCGTGA
- the bktB gene encoding beta-ketothiolase BktB, with the protein MQREVVVVSGVRTAIGDFGGSLKDFAPTELGARVVREALSRAQVSGDEVGHVVFGNVVHTEPKDMYLARVAAINGGIAQHAPALTLNRLCGSGLQAIVSAAQGVLLGDADIAVAGGAENMSRAPYSVPVARFGQRMGDAKLVDMMVGALSDPFQSIHMGVTAENVAAKYGITRDAQDALAVESHRRASHATKSGYFKEQILPIEIASRKGTVVFDADEHVRHDASLDDFAKLKPVFAKENGTVTAGNASGINDAAAAVVLMERSVAEQRGAKPLARLVSYAHAGVDPAYMGIGPVPATKKALGRAGITVADLDVIEANEAFAAQACAVSSELGFDPAKVNPNGSGISLGHPIGATGALITVKALYELQRTGGRYALVTMCIGGGQGIAAVFERL; encoded by the coding sequence ATGCAACGCGAAGTAGTGGTGGTAAGCGGCGTACGCACCGCGATCGGCGATTTCGGCGGCAGCCTGAAGGACTTCGCGCCGACCGAGCTCGGCGCGCGGGTCGTGCGCGAAGCGCTGTCGCGCGCGCAGGTGTCGGGCGACGAAGTCGGCCACGTCGTGTTCGGCAACGTCGTGCACACGGAGCCGAAGGACATGTATCTCGCGCGCGTCGCGGCGATCAACGGCGGCATCGCGCAGCACGCGCCCGCGCTGACGCTCAACCGCCTCTGCGGCTCGGGCCTGCAGGCGATCGTGTCGGCCGCGCAGGGCGTGCTGCTCGGCGACGCGGACATCGCGGTCGCGGGCGGAGCGGAGAACATGAGCCGCGCGCCGTACTCGGTGCCGGTCGCGCGCTTCGGCCAGCGGATGGGCGACGCGAAGCTCGTCGACATGATGGTCGGCGCGCTCAGCGATCCGTTCCAGTCGATTCACATGGGCGTGACGGCCGAGAACGTCGCGGCGAAGTACGGGATCACGCGCGACGCGCAGGACGCGCTCGCGGTCGAATCGCATCGGCGCGCGTCGCATGCGACGAAGTCCGGCTACTTCAAGGAGCAGATCCTGCCGATCGAGATCGCATCGCGCAAAGGCACGGTCGTGTTCGACGCCGACGAGCACGTGCGCCACGACGCGTCGCTCGACGATTTCGCGAAGCTCAAGCCCGTGTTCGCCAAGGAGAACGGCACGGTGACGGCGGGCAACGCATCGGGCATCAACGACGCTGCCGCCGCGGTCGTGCTGATGGAGCGCAGCGTTGCCGAGCAGCGCGGCGCGAAGCCGCTCGCGCGCCTCGTCTCGTATGCGCACGCGGGCGTCGATCCGGCGTACATGGGCATCGGCCCCGTGCCCGCGACGAAGAAGGCGCTCGGGCGCGCGGGCATCACGGTCGCCGATCTCGACGTGATCGAGGCGAACGAGGCGTTCGCCGCGCAGGCGTGCGCGGTGTCGAGCGAGCTCGGCTTCGATCCGGCGAAGGTCAACCCGAACGGCTCGGGCATTTCGCTCGGCCATCCGATCGGCGCGACGGGCGCGCTCATCACCGTGAAGGCGCTGTACGAGCTGCAACGGACCGGCGGGCGCTACGCGCTCGTCACGATGTGCATCGGCGGCGGGCAGGGCATCGCCGCGGTGTTCGAGCGTCTGTAA
- a CDS encoding cystathionine beta-lyase: MTASIPKRALQTRVVQPDDRIPAGFESFVVPVARASTVVFPDLATMRNLDWRQDGQWRYGLHATPTSLALAQRLAEIEGGTHALLQPSGLSSITNVYFGLVKEGDDVLIPDNAYGPNGDFGKWLAKDFGITARFYDPMIGAGIADLIQPNTRIIWLEAPGSVTMEVPDVRAITAVARSRGIVTAIDNTYSAGLAFKPFEHGVDISVQALTKYQSGGSDVLMGATITADDELHAKLKLARMRLGIGVSADDCSLVLRGLPSMRARFEAHGRSALSLARWLKTRAEIAAVLHPQLPDCPGHEAFMRDFTGAGGLFSVVFDERYDAAQVDRFVEALALFAIGWSWGGACSLAMPYDVQSMRTGKWPHRGTLVRFYVGLEDEADLRADIERAFAETFA; the protein is encoded by the coding sequence ATGACCGCATCCATTCCCAAGCGCGCGCTCCAGACGCGCGTCGTCCAGCCGGACGATCGCATTCCCGCCGGTTTCGAATCGTTCGTCGTGCCGGTCGCGCGAGCGTCGACGGTCGTGTTCCCCGATCTCGCGACGATGCGCAACCTCGACTGGCGCCAGGATGGCCAGTGGCGCTACGGGTTGCACGCCACGCCGACGTCGCTCGCGCTCGCGCAGCGGCTCGCCGAGATCGAAGGCGGCACGCACGCGCTGTTGCAGCCGTCGGGGCTCTCCTCGATCACGAACGTGTACTTCGGCCTCGTCAAGGAAGGTGACGACGTGCTGATTCCGGACAACGCATACGGGCCGAACGGCGATTTCGGCAAATGGCTGGCGAAGGATTTCGGCATCACTGCGCGCTTTTACGATCCGATGATCGGTGCGGGCATCGCCGATCTGATCCAGCCGAACACACGCATCATCTGGCTTGAGGCGCCCGGCTCGGTGACGATGGAGGTGCCCGACGTGCGGGCGATCACGGCGGTCGCGCGCTCGCGCGGGATCGTCACGGCGATCGACAACACGTATTCGGCGGGCCTTGCGTTCAAGCCGTTCGAGCACGGCGTCGACATCTCGGTGCAGGCGCTGACGAAGTATCAGTCGGGCGGCAGCGACGTGCTGATGGGCGCGACGATCACCGCCGACGACGAACTGCACGCGAAGCTGAAGCTTGCGCGGATGCGGCTCGGCATCGGCGTGTCGGCCGACGACTGCTCGCTCGTGCTGCGCGGCCTGCCGAGCATGCGTGCGCGTTTCGAGGCGCACGGCCGCAGCGCGCTGTCGCTTGCGCGCTGGCTGAAGACGCGTGCGGAGATCGCGGCGGTGCTGCATCCGCAACTGCCCGATTGCCCCGGTCACGAGGCCTTCATGCGGGACTTCACGGGCGCGGGCGGCCTGTTCTCGGTCGTGTTCGACGAGCGCTACGATGCCGCGCAGGTCGACCGCTTCGTCGAGGCGCTCGCGCTGTTCGCGATCGGCTGGAGCTGGGGCGGCGCATGCAGCCTCGCGATGCCGTACGACGTGCAGTCGATGCGCACGGGCAAGTGGCCGCATCGCGGCACGCTGGTGCGTTTCTATGTCGGCCTCGAAGATGAAGCCGATTTGCGCGCGGACATCGAGCGCGCATTCGCCGAAACGTTCGCGTAA
- the serB gene encoding phosphoserine phosphatase SerB has translation MTTNLVVQSTAPLSDAHHKPLAALARGARVVPLDAQSIRIEGADPAQRADIDAYCGAHALDYAFVDAARKLADFGLVAMDMDSTLITIECIDEIADFCDLKAEVSAITEAAMRGEIKDFNESLTRRVALLAGLDASALERVYEERLRLSPGAESMLAGVKAAGLKTLLVSGGFTFFTERLKARLGLDFAHSNTLEIVDGKLTGRVVGEIVNADVKARAVRDTCAALGIEPARAIVLGDGSNDLKMMAAGGFSIAFRAKPVVRSAASAAFDHVGLDGLLRLF, from the coding sequence ATGACCACGAATCTCGTCGTTCAAAGCACTGCGCCGCTCTCCGACGCGCATCACAAGCCGCTCGCCGCACTCGCGCGCGGCGCGCGCGTCGTTCCGCTCGACGCGCAGTCGATCCGCATCGAGGGCGCCGACCCCGCGCAGCGCGCCGACATCGACGCATACTGCGGCGCGCACGCGCTCGACTACGCGTTCGTCGACGCGGCCCGCAAGCTTGCCGACTTCGGACTCGTCGCGATGGACATGGATTCGACGCTGATCACGATCGAGTGCATCGACGAGATCGCGGACTTCTGCGACCTGAAAGCCGAAGTCTCGGCGATCACCGAGGCGGCGATGCGCGGCGAGATCAAGGATTTCAACGAGAGCCTGACCCGCCGCGTCGCGCTGCTCGCGGGCCTCGACGCGAGCGCGCTCGAGCGCGTCTACGAAGAACGGCTACGGCTGTCGCCGGGCGCCGAGTCGATGCTTGCCGGCGTGAAAGCGGCGGGCCTGAAGACGCTGCTCGTATCGGGCGGCTTCACCTTCTTCACCGAGCGCCTGAAGGCGCGGCTCGGCCTCGACTTCGCGCACTCGAACACGCTCGAGATCGTCGACGGCAAGCTGACGGGCAGGGTCGTCGGCGAGATCGTCAACGCGGACGTGAAGGCGCGCGCGGTGCGCGATACGTGCGCGGCGCTCGGCATCGAGCCCGCACGCGCGATCGTCCTCGGCGACGGGTCGAACGATCTGAAGATGATGGCCGCCGGCGGCTTCTCGATCGCGTTTCGCGCGAAGCCGGTCGTGCGCAGCGCGGCGAGCGCCGCGTTCGATCACGTCGGCCTCGACGGATTGCTGCGGCTGTTCTGA
- a CDS encoding DUF6013 family protein yields the protein MSQRILSPLVASCAAAALLSAFAAHAAPPIKGSVLGGNDGQLQYTVKVDSKQFGTMQETRKIRSGETDDYNWKSVPPSGAVPMPDACPNADTLPRDANGAMVRQAQVRLAPSVDSKGVANVQLSFQASAPNGAKKVTLNGKTLQCPNVVSVSQVKWLSVPTGGSKSIAMRDGTKITVSIKR from the coding sequence ATGAGTCAACGCATTCTGTCGCCGCTCGTCGCGTCGTGCGCCGCCGCGGCGCTGCTCTCGGCTTTCGCCGCGCATGCGGCGCCGCCCATCAAGGGCAGTGTGCTGGGCGGCAACGACGGCCAGCTTCAATACACGGTCAAGGTCGACTCGAAGCAGTTCGGCACGATGCAGGAGACGCGCAAGATCCGCTCCGGCGAAACCGACGATTACAACTGGAAGTCGGTGCCGCCGTCGGGCGCCGTGCCGATGCCCGACGCGTGCCCGAATGCGGACACGCTGCCGCGCGACGCGAACGGCGCGATGGTCCGGCAGGCGCAGGTGCGGCTCGCGCCATCCGTCGACAGCAAGGGCGTCGCGAACGTGCAACTGAGCTTCCAGGCGAGCGCGCCGAACGGCGCGAAGAAGGTCACGTTGAACGGCAAGACGCTGCAATGCCCGAATGTCGTATCGGTGAGCCAGGTCAAATGGCTGTCGGTCCCGACGGGCGGCTCGAAGTCGATCGCGATGCGCGACGGCACGAAGATCACGGTGTCGATCAAGCGGTAA
- a CDS encoding ABC transporter permease, whose translation MNTPLQDLSLVDVGIAAALVAINGAISVALSLGLGRKLAWAAARTVVQLLAIGYVLGWVFGHPRWYVVLPLVALMTLIAGFAGAARGKRAYAGQRADSILSIWASSWFVAAIGLFVVIRIHPWYEPQYAIPILGMILGNTLTGVSLGIERMMEELTAQRDRVETALALGATRWEAAQDAARQAVRAGMLPTLNQMAVVGVVSLPGMMTGQVLAGQSPLQAVRYQIVIMFLIAAASALGTVGAVLSTYRRLFSAEHRFLASRLVEREKTANRG comes from the coding sequence ATGAACACGCCGCTGCAAGACCTGAGCCTCGTCGACGTCGGGATCGCGGCGGCGCTCGTCGCGATCAACGGCGCGATTTCGGTCGCCCTGTCGCTCGGCCTCGGCCGCAAGCTCGCGTGGGCTGCCGCGCGCACCGTCGTGCAGTTGCTCGCGATCGGCTACGTGCTCGGCTGGGTGTTCGGCCATCCGCGCTGGTACGTCGTGCTGCCGCTCGTCGCGCTGATGACGCTGATCGCCGGCTTCGCGGGCGCCGCGCGCGGCAAGCGGGCCTACGCGGGGCAGCGCGCCGACAGCATCCTGTCGATCTGGGCGAGTAGCTGGTTCGTCGCGGCAATCGGGCTGTTCGTCGTGATCCGCATCCATCCGTGGTACGAGCCGCAATATGCGATCCCGATCCTCGGGATGATTCTCGGCAACACGCTGACAGGCGTGTCGCTCGGCATCGAGCGGATGATGGAGGAGCTGACCGCGCAGCGCGATCGCGTCGAGACGGCGCTCGCGCTCGGCGCGACGCGCTGGGAAGCGGCGCAGGACGCGGCGCGGCAGGCGGTGCGCGCCGGCATGCTGCCGACGCTCAACCAGATGGCCGTCGTCGGCGTCGTGAGCCTGCCCGGGATGATGACGGGCCAGGTGCTCGCCGGGCAGTCGCCGCTGCAGGCCGTCCGCTATCAGATCGTCATCATGTTCCTGATCGCGGCGGCGTCCGCGCTCGGCACCGTCGGCGCGGTGCTGTCGACTTATCGGCGGCTCTTCTCCGCCGAGCACCGGTTTCTGGCATCGCGGCTCGTCGAGCGGGAAAAAACCGCGAATCGCGGGTGA
- a CDS encoding ABC transporter ATP-binding protein — MTADALIEARQITRRDAASGKTLLAPTDFSLAAGERIALTGPSGSGKSVFLRVLARLDPIDGGQLLWHGKRVPRAAIPRYRRSVAYVRQRPATADGTVEDLLRYPYSLAVYRDAHFDRARVARLAAQAGRGDDFLRKAASELSGGEAQIAALLRVLQLAPDVLLLDEPTSALDPDSTRAIEALVAAWFAAAPAARSYLWISHDPAQAARVGRRRLTMRAGALGDAATENMR, encoded by the coding sequence ATGACAGCCGATGCCCTGATCGAAGCCCGACAGATCACGCGACGCGACGCGGCGAGCGGCAAAACGCTCCTGGCCCCGACCGATTTCTCGCTCGCGGCGGGAGAGCGGATCGCGCTCACCGGCCCGTCGGGCTCCGGCAAGAGCGTGTTCCTGAGGGTTCTCGCGCGCCTCGATCCGATCGACGGCGGTCAATTGCTCTGGCACGGCAAGCGCGTGCCGCGCGCGGCCATCCCGCGCTACCGGCGCAGCGTCGCGTACGTTCGGCAGCGCCCCGCGACGGCCGACGGCACGGTCGAGGACCTGCTGCGCTACCCCTATTCGCTCGCGGTCTATCGCGATGCGCACTTCGACCGCGCGCGCGTCGCGCGCCTCGCCGCGCAAGCGGGCCGCGGCGACGATTTCCTGCGCAAGGCCGCGAGCGAGCTGTCGGGCGGCGAGGCGCAGATCGCCGCGCTGCTGCGCGTGCTGCAGCTCGCCCCCGACGTGCTGCTGCTCGACGAGCCGACGTCCGCCCTCGATCCCGATTCGACCCGCGCGATCGAGGCGCTCGTGGCCGCCTGGTTCGCCGCGGCGCCCGCCGCGCGCTCGTATCTGTGGATTTCGCACGACCCGGCGCAGGCGGCGCGCGTCGGCCGCCGGCGCCTGACGATGCGCGCCGGCGCGCTCGGCGATGCCGCGACGGAGAACATGCGATGA
- a CDS encoding AsmA family protein — translation MTLTRTLGKTAAWIVGIFAVLTAAVGVFIFTFDWSRAKPWINEQASASIGRPFEIRGDIKVGWRRPDGETGWRAWVPWPMFSARQVVIGNPPWAKAPDFATLDEARFELALLPLLAHEVVIPTIELVNPALDIERLADGRNNWTFEFKQSSGPSPWKVQLRDFGFAKGTVAYRDAITKADLSVAVDTLGQPIPLGDVLRQQEETSRAASAQRVGKKGAAQLTAKAKAQIVSEASAASAASAASAASAAEAPGTGGASAASGANGANGANGANGAAPAGKASGGSQAASAQAAGNRVSANAGGSPKTAASSSGGSAAAIAAGKVPASNAGGAAASAAASAAAVSTTAAGPGTSSASGTNDTSGASAAAAAKRPAGPTYAFGLTVKGRYKGVPIAGTGKMGGVLSLRDASRPFPLQADVKAGDTRLAIVGTLTDPVHLAAIDLRLWLQGTSMSHLYPLTGVTLPDTPPYATEGRLIGHFKRGASTFRYENFNGRVGGSDLRGTLTYQQRAPRPLLSGELVSNLLQFSDLAPIVGADTAASKAQRGDTTKQPPGRVLPVETFRTDRWRALDADVKFTGRKLIKSAALPITDLYTHIVMTDGVLSLEPLKFGVAGGSLATTAHLDGGAAPLKGRFAVAARHLKLRQLFPTQKVMQSAFGEINGDAALSATGNSPAALAATSSGEVKMLMTNGAISRLLMEAAGLNVANVLYEKMFGGHDVKINCAAVDFVATNGLLDTKLFAFDTDDALINIDGPIDLRNESMNLKVHPHTKGFRVFSLRSPLYVKGTFKNPDVGVDAGALALRAGAMVGLGLVNPLAALIPLIAPSNNKDVPCPELFAQLKAPQQAANARK, via the coding sequence ATGACGCTCACCCGTACCCTCGGCAAAACGGCGGCGTGGATCGTCGGCATCTTCGCGGTCTTGACCGCGGCGGTCGGCGTGTTCATCTTCACGTTCGACTGGAGCCGCGCGAAACCGTGGATCAACGAGCAGGCAAGCGCGTCGATCGGCCGGCCATTCGAGATCCGCGGCGACATCAAGGTCGGCTGGCGGCGGCCCGACGGCGAGACCGGCTGGCGCGCCTGGGTGCCGTGGCCGATGTTCTCGGCGCGCCAGGTCGTGATCGGCAACCCGCCCTGGGCGAAGGCGCCCGACTTCGCGACGCTCGACGAAGCGCGCTTCGAGCTCGCGCTGCTGCCGCTGCTCGCCCATGAGGTCGTGATCCCGACGATCGAGCTCGTCAATCCGGCGCTCGACATCGAGCGCCTCGCCGACGGCCGCAACAACTGGACCTTCGAATTCAAGCAGTCTTCCGGCCCGTCGCCGTGGAAGGTGCAATTGCGCGACTTCGGCTTCGCGAAGGGCACGGTCGCGTATCGCGATGCGATCACGAAAGCTGATCTGAGCGTCGCGGTCGACACGCTCGGCCAGCCGATCCCGCTCGGCGACGTGCTCCGGCAGCAGGAGGAAACGTCGCGAGCGGCGTCGGCGCAGCGGGTCGGCAAGAAGGGGGCGGCGCAACTGACCGCGAAGGCGAAGGCCCAGATTGTGTCCGAGGCGTCGGCAGCGTCGGCAGCGTCGGCAGCGTCGGCAGCGTCGGCGGCCGAAGCGCCCGGAACGGGCGGCGCTTCGGCGGCGAGCGGCGCGAATGGCGCGAATGGCGCGAATGGCGCGAATGGCGCGGCGCCGGCCGGCAAGGCTTCCGGGGGCAGCCAGGCGGCGTCGGCGCAGGCGGCGGGCAATCGGGTTTCGGCGAATGCGGGCGGCTCGCCGAAGACTGCTGCGTCGTCGTCAGGCGGCAGCGCCGCGGCGATTGCCGCCGGCAAGGTGCCCGCGTCGAATGCAGGCGGAGCGGCCGCTTCCGCAGCGGCCTCCGCCGCCGCTGTATCGACGACCGCGGCCGGGCCTGGCACAAGCAGCGCAAGCGGCACAAACGACACAAGCGGCGCAAGCGCGGCTGCCGCGGCGAAGCGGCCGGCCGGTCCGACCTACGCATTCGGCCTGACCGTCAAGGGCCGCTACAAGGGCGTGCCGATCGCCGGCACGGGCAAGATGGGCGGCGTGCTGTCGCTTCGCGACGCATCGCGGCCGTTCCCGCTGCAGGCCGACGTGAAGGCGGGCGACACGCGCCTCGCGATCGTCGGCACGCTCACCGATCCGGTCCATCTCGCCGCGATCGATCTGCGGCTGTGGCTGCAGGGCACGAGCATGTCGCATCTGTATCCGCTCACGGGCGTGACGCTGCCCGACACGCCGCCCTACGCGACCGAAGGCCGGCTCATCGGCCATTTCAAGCGAGGCGCGAGCACGTTCCGCTACGAGAACTTCAACGGCCGCGTCGGTGGCAGCGATCTGCGCGGCACGTTGACGTACCAGCAGCGCGCACCCCGGCCGCTGCTGTCCGGCGAGCTCGTGTCGAATCTGCTGCAATTCTCCGATCTCGCGCCGATCGTCGGCGCCGACACGGCCGCGAGCAAGGCGCAGCGCGGGGACACGACGAAGCAGCCGCCCGGCCGCGTGCTGCCTGTCGAGACGTTCCGCACCGACCGCTGGCGCGCGCTCGACGCCGACGTCAAGTTCACGGGCCGCAAGCTGATCAAGAGCGCCGCGCTGCCGATCACCGATCTGTACACGCACATCGTGATGACGGACGGCGTGCTGTCGCTCGAGCCGCTGAAGTTCGGCGTCGCGGGCGGCTCGCTCGCGACGACCGCGCATCTCGACGGCGGCGCCGCGCCGCTCAAGGGGCGCTTCGCGGTGGCCGCGCGGCATCTGAAGCTCAGGCAACTGTTCCCGACGCAGAAGGTCATGCAGTCCGCGTTCGGCGAGATCAACGGCGATGCGGCGCTGTCGGCGACCGGCAACTCGCCCGCCGCGCTCGCGGCGACGTCGAGCGGCGAAGTGAAGATGCTGATGACCAACGGCGCGATCAGCCGCTTGCTGATGGAGGCGGCGGGCCTGAACGTCGCCAACGTCCTTTACGAGAAGATGTTCGGCGGCCACGACGTGAAGATCAATTGCGCGGCCGTCGATTTCGTGGCGACCAACGGCTTGCTCGACACGAAGCTGTTCGCGTTCGATACCGACGACGCGCTGATCAACATCGACGGCCCGATCGACTTGCGCAACGAGTCGATGAACCTGAAGGTCCATCCGCATACGAAGGGATTCCGCGTGTTCTCGCTGCGCTCGCCGCTATACGTGAAGGGGACGTTCAAGAATCCGGACGTCGGCGTCGATGCGGGCGCGCTCGCGTTGCGCGCGGGCGCGATGGTCGGCCTCGGGCTCGTGAATCCGCTCGCGGCGCTGATCCCGCTGATCGCGCCGAGCAACAACAAGGACGTGCCGTGCCCGGAACTGTTCGCGCAATTGAAGGCGCCGCAGCAGGCGGCGAATGCGCGCAAGTGA